The proteins below come from a single Tribolium castaneum strain GA2 chromosome 9, icTriCast1.1, whole genome shotgun sequence genomic window:
- the Ac13E gene encoding adenylate cyclase type 9 isoform X1 — MTEKRPSSVSYKSEQPSDDENAQLSLDPQTQLYLAHLSQQNGCWGRFFPIPFERAAQKSWWDPTFDSEILEEQYRRSSNPHSRFKFRYALWYMLLISSSWLVYFLVTGLVSETHHWPMLCTVLGTLILSVTTVLFLTYTDIYNNHMLLMSLIVAFVLCVISLSFVVLVPMKTDPLSFPITSDISPVGHFSICIEILMLIYTLIPLKLYMSITIGFLYSAAFETLTISLQNQSLEASTITVRLLSHFCIHVIGLHILIMTNVRMRNTFMKVGQSLLVRRQLESEKKLKENMIHSLMPSSVAEWLLSEEETFTRSDQRNSDPETNDIRSLFRPFNMNRMENVSILFADIVGFTKMASKKSAEELVEILNNLFQRFDHLCKFHNCEKISTLGDCYYCVSGCPEPRHDHAKCCVEMGLSMIQAIKQFDQEKNEGVNMRVGVHTGTVLCGIVGTRRFKFDVWSNDVTLANRMESTGKPGMVHVSEKTCEFLQDMYLLEEGEPVLGMKTYFILGRTGDKTPSYSGSFRAEGRQKYTNSLQLFVSPPTSSPSMSPQSRPRVLSCDTTHIKATHNPNMLSPDVCKIKASSLPSILDSENEQDGGDICKETSDCDNIKTPTSTASSGKYSVKLKNWKMPKFLRKNDGKPELDIEVPANSEDRISGGYQQVPTIIETSNVSNGKKKDSFISVTDVDDDNKRSSIFLDDPKDTIDVKSYISQSRSDIGQYDYSPGDLNQFMRTGSYRSQYGRSPNEFSFLQRAGSNRSRRGRSPNFDVFPGERQRSTTVCVGNLERPKMSLEVPGRLTNISVLDDHFSVYSRKDSGIRSNSRRSSIQQLEQATHPNSEHRVSGYYTSSQSTVTSPQYNVRMPGVFKDKFGTCIQNLRKQSDRQLIKCVQENSKSRGSYFIKPPLRRLTLFFKDKQMEQDYRTNVHSLFEKADSILTLADSKFNTYFDVCVSSLVFAIVSISLWLLYGHTTLWLVMSGVFVAIQACGWALCSRKVVECSDRCLRCVSRFYRWNMFGAVLVSLPLVTVLINFCTKVFTTSETSNYLYTYLLFVGVIHFCNFTQLNCWMKNCLAVAFTLIFIPLFLNGTCSNFFVEKSERTELNPIVAILDDRNRTEVKSLSLEHYSFLYKSEILMDLFLLLVLVWLLNREFEIGYRLSFHANYVSNRDKINVQNLKTQADYLIYNIVPEHVAEQLKKNAKYSENFKDVGIIFASIVNFNEMYDESYLGGKEYLRVLNELIADFDELLDRPEFASVEKIKTIGSTFMAASGLNSTTRRNQKDPNEHLYALMDFALEMQNVITDFNRDLLEFNLILRIGYNFGEVTAAVIGNTKLYYDIWGDAVNIASRMDSTGVNGCIQIGENCLQVLETRYVFRPRGSVYVKGKDNMSVYLLERKKTDDEIEA, encoded by the exons ATGACGGAGAAGAGACCCTCGTCGGTGAGTTACAAGTCGGAGCAGCCCTCCGATGACGAGAACGCCCAGCTTTCGCTGGATCCGCAGACGCAGCTCTACCTCGCGCACTTGTCGCAGCAGAACGGCTGCTGGGGACGCTTTTTTCCCATTCCCTTCGAACGGGCAGCGCAAAAGTCATGGTGGGACCCCACGTTCGACTCGGAAATTCTAGAGGAGCAGTACAGGAGGAGCTCTAACCCGCATAGTAGGTTCAAATTTAG GTACGCACTATGGTACATGTTGCTGATTTCGTCATCGTGGTTGGTGTATTTTCTGGTCACGGGGTTGGTATCAGAGACACACCATTGGCCCATGTTGTGTACTGTCTTAGGAACATTGATACTGTCAGTGACGACAGTACTTTTCCTCACTTATACCGACATTTACAACAACCACATGCTCCTCATGTCACTAATCGTGGCGTTTGTTTTATGTGTGATAAGTCTTTCGTTCGTCGTATTGGTACCAATGAAGACAGACCCGCTTAGTTTCCCAATAACTTCCGATATAAGTCCAGTCGGTCACTTCTCAATATGCATTGAAATTCTGATGTTGATTTACACGTTAATTCCTTTGAAACTGTACATGAGCATCACGATTGGTTTTTTATACTCTGCCGCGTTTGAAACACTAACGATTTCACTTCAAAACCAATCGCTTGAAGCTTCAACGATCACAGTCCGGTTATTATCACACTTTTGTATTCACGTAATCGGCCTCCACATCCTTATTATGACAAACGTCCGTATGCGAAACACTTTCATGAAAGTGGGGCAAAGTCTTCTCGTCCGCCGCCAATTGGAGTCGGagaaaaagttaaaagaaaacatgATTCACTCCTTGATGCCTTCCAGCGTCGCCGAATGGCTCCTCTCCGAAGAGGAGACATTCACACGAAGCGATCAGCGCAATTCCGACCCCGAAACCAACGACATTCGATCACTTTTTCGCCCGTTTAACATGAACCGAATGGAAAACGTAAGCATTCTCTTTGCCGATATTGTCGGTTTTACTAAAATGGCCAGCAAGAAAAGTGCCGAAGAACTCGTGGAAAtcctaaataatttatttcaaagattCGACCATTTGTGCAAATTCCACAATTGCGAGAAAATATCAACGTTGGGTGATTGTTACTATTGTGTTTCTGGTTGTCCGGAACCGAGACATGATCATGCCAAATGTTGCGTCGAAATGGGGCTTAGTATGATACAAGCTATTAAACAATTCGATCAAGAGAAAAACGAAGGTGTGAATATGAGAGTTGGGGTGCATACGGGGACAGTTCTTTGTGGTATTGTGGGGACACGAAGGTTTAAATTTGATGTTTGGAGTAATGATGTTACGCTTGCCAATCGGATGGAATCGACTGGGAAACCAGGAATGGTGCACGTGTCGGAGAAAACATGCGAGTTCCTACAGGATATGTACTTGCTTGAGGAAGGGGAGCCGGTTTTAG GGATGAAaacgtattttattttgggtCGGACCGGAGACAAAACGCCTTCCTACAGTGGTAGTTTTCGTGCTGAAGGCCGTCAAAAGTACACAAATTCGTTGCAATTATTCGTTTCACCGCCAACTTCGTCGCCTTCCATGTCGCCTCAATCCCGACCTAGAGTCCTTTCTTGCGATACAACTCACATAAAAGCAACGCACAATCCGAATATGTTATCGCCTGATGTTTGTAAAATCAAAGCGAGTAGTCTCCCAAGTATCCTTGATTCGGAAAACGAACAAGACGGCGGCGATATTTGTAAAGAAACATCCGACtgtgataatattaaaacgcCAACTTCGACAGCCAGCTCCGGCAAATACAGTGTCAAgctgaaaaactggaaaatgCCGAAATTCCTTCGAAAAAACGACGGAAAACCCGAATTGGATATTGAAGTTCCGGCCAATTCGGAAGACCGAATATCGGGCGGCTACCAACAAGTTCCGACCATCATTGAAACTTCGAATGTTTCGAATGGGAAAAAGAAAGATTCGTTTATTAGCGTAACGGACGTCGATGATGATAATAAAAGAAGTAGTATTTTTCTAGACGATCCGAAAGATACAATTGATGTCAAATCGTACATCAGCCAATCGCGGAGCGATATCGGCCAATATGATTATTCCCCAGGTGACTTGAATCAATTTATGAGGACTGGAAGTTACCGTTCACAATACGGCAGATCTCCGAATGAATTTTCATTCCTACAGCGTGCCGGAAGTAACCGATCTCGACGTGGTCGTTCCCCGAATTTCGATGTTTTTCCCGGGGAACGACAGAGAAGTACAACGGTGTGTGTTGGTAATCTCGAACGGCCGAAAATGTCGCTTGAAGTCCCCGGAAGACTCACAAATATCTCCGTCCTTGACGATCATTTCTCGGTCTACAGTCGCAAAGATTCGGGAATTAGGAGCAACAGTCGCAGGAGTAGCATTCAGCAG TTGGAGCAAGCAACGCACCCGAATTCGGAACACCGTGTTTCTGGCTATTATACCTCGAGTCAGAGTACGGTGACTTCGCCCCAATACAACGTCCGAATGCCTGGTGTGTTCAAGGACAAGTTTGGTACATGTATTCAAAACTTGCGTAAACAATCAGATCGTCAATTAATCAAGTGCGTACAAGAAAACTCCAAGTCGCGAGGTTCCTATTTTATCAAGCCGCCGTTGCGTCGGCTGACGTTATTCTTCAAGGACAAACAAATGGAGCAGGATTACCGAACAAATGTCCATTCGTTGTTTGAAAAAGCCGACTCGATTCTAACACTTGCCGATTCGAAATTCAATACGTACTTTGATGTGTGTGTTTCGAGTCTCGTTTTTGCAATTGTTTCGATCTCGTTGTGGCTTTTGTACGGACATACGACCCTATGGTTGGTCATGTCGGGTGTTTTCGTTGCGATTCAAGCGTGTGGTTGGGCGCTGTGTTCGCGAAAAGTCGTCGAATGTTCGGATCGGTGTCTGCGGTGCGTTTCGCGATTTTACAGGTGGAATATGTTCGGTGCTGTTTTGGTAAGTTTGCCGCTCGTTaccgttttgataaatttttgtacGAAAGTATTCACAACGTCGGAAACGTCCAACTATTTATACACTTATCTGCTTTTTGTCGGAGTCATACATTTCTGTAATTTTACACAACTGAATTGCTGGATGAAGAATTGTCTCGCTGTGGCGTTCACTCTTATTTTTATTCCGTTGTTTTTGAACGGCACCTGTTCGAACTTTTTCGTCGAAAAGTCCGAACGGACCGAACTCAATCCGATCGTTGCGATTCTAGACGATCGCAATCGGACCGAAGTTAAGTCGTTAAGTCTCGAACATTACAGTTTTCTGTACAAATCGGAGATTTTAATGGACTTGTTCCTGCTGTTGGTGCTGGTTTGGTTACTTAACCGGGAGTTTGAGATCGGTTACCGGTTGAGTTTCCACGCCAACTACGTCTCAAACCGGGACAAAATCAACGTACAGAATCTCAAAACGCAAGCCGATTATCTCATTTATAACATCGTACCTGAACACGTGGCCGAACAGTTGAAAAAGAACGCAAAGTATTCGGAGAATTTCAAAGACGTGGGGATTATTTTCGCGAGTATTGTTAACTTTAACGAAATGTATGACGAGAGCTACTTGGGTGGGAAGGAATATTTGAGGGTTTTGAACGAACTGATTGCCGATTTTGACGAATTGCTCGATCGTCCCGAATTTGCAAGTGTggagaaaattaaaactatcgGTAGCACTTTTATGGCAGCTAGTGGTCTCAACTCGACCACGCGTCGTAACCAGAAAGACCCTAATGAGCATTTGTACGCGCTTATGGATTTTGCGTTAGAAATGCAAAACGTTATAACCGATTTCAACCGCGATTTGCTCGAATTTAATCTGATCCTTCGGATCGGTTATAACTTTGGCGAGGTGACAGCTGCGGTTATCGGTAATACGAAGTTGTATTACGATATATGGGGTGATGCGGTTAATATTGCCTCACGAATGGACTCGACTGGGGTCAATGGTTGTATTCAAATCGGGGAGAATTGTCTGCAAGTTCTCGAAACGCGGTACGTTTTTCGGCCGCGGGGTTCGGTCTATGTCAAGGGTAAAGATAACATGAGTGTGTATCTGTTGGAGCGGAAGAAGACCGATGATGAGATTGaagcttaa
- the Ac13E gene encoding adenylate cyclase type 9 isoform X2, with product MLLISSSWLVYFLVTGLVSETHHWPMLCTVLGTLILSVTTVLFLTYTDIYNNHMLLMSLIVAFVLCVISLSFVVLVPMKTDPLSFPITSDISPVGHFSICIEILMLIYTLIPLKLYMSITIGFLYSAAFETLTISLQNQSLEASTITVRLLSHFCIHVIGLHILIMTNVRMRNTFMKVGQSLLVRRQLESEKKLKENMIHSLMPSSVAEWLLSEEETFTRSDQRNSDPETNDIRSLFRPFNMNRMENVSILFADIVGFTKMASKKSAEELVEILNNLFQRFDHLCKFHNCEKISTLGDCYYCVSGCPEPRHDHAKCCVEMGLSMIQAIKQFDQEKNEGVNMRVGVHTGTVLCGIVGTRRFKFDVWSNDVTLANRMESTGKPGMVHVSEKTCEFLQDMYLLEEGEPVLGMKTYFILGRTGDKTPSYSGSFRAEGRQKYTNSLQLFVSPPTSSPSMSPQSRPRVLSCDTTHIKATHNPNMLSPDVCKIKASSLPSILDSENEQDGGDICKETSDCDNIKTPTSTASSGKYSVKLKNWKMPKFLRKNDGKPELDIEVPANSEDRISGGYQQVPTIIETSNVSNGKKKDSFISVTDVDDDNKRSSIFLDDPKDTIDVKSYISQSRSDIGQYDYSPGDLNQFMRTGSYRSQYGRSPNEFSFLQRAGSNRSRRGRSPNFDVFPGERQRSTTVCVGNLERPKMSLEVPGRLTNISVLDDHFSVYSRKDSGIRSNSRRSSIQQLEQATHPNSEHRVSGYYTSSQSTVTSPQYNVRMPGVFKDKFGTCIQNLRKQSDRQLIKCVQENSKSRGSYFIKPPLRRLTLFFKDKQMEQDYRTNVHSLFEKADSILTLADSKFNTYFDVCVSSLVFAIVSISLWLLYGHTTLWLVMSGVFVAIQACGWALCSRKVVECSDRCLRCVSRFYRWNMFGAVLVSLPLVTVLINFCTKVFTTSETSNYLYTYLLFVGVIHFCNFTQLNCWMKNCLAVAFTLIFIPLFLNGTCSNFFVEKSERTELNPIVAILDDRNRTEVKSLSLEHYSFLYKSEILMDLFLLLVLVWLLNREFEIGYRLSFHANYVSNRDKINVQNLKTQADYLIYNIVPEHVAEQLKKNAKYSENFKDVGIIFASIVNFNEMYDESYLGGKEYLRVLNELIADFDELLDRPEFASVEKIKTIGSTFMAASGLNSTTRRNQKDPNEHLYALMDFALEMQNVITDFNRDLLEFNLILRIGYNFGEVTAAVIGNTKLYYDIWGDAVNIASRMDSTGVNGCIQIGENCLQVLETRYVFRPRGSVYVKGKDNMSVYLLERKKTDDEIEA from the exons ATGTTGCTGATTTCGTCATCGTGGTTGGTGTATTTTCTGGTCACGGGGTTGGTATCAGAGACACACCATTGGCCCATGTTGTGTACTGTCTTAGGAACATTGATACTGTCAGTGACGACAGTACTTTTCCTCACTTATACCGACATTTACAACAACCACATGCTCCTCATGTCACTAATCGTGGCGTTTGTTTTATGTGTGATAAGTCTTTCGTTCGTCGTATTGGTACCAATGAAGACAGACCCGCTTAGTTTCCCAATAACTTCCGATATAAGTCCAGTCGGTCACTTCTCAATATGCATTGAAATTCTGATGTTGATTTACACGTTAATTCCTTTGAAACTGTACATGAGCATCACGATTGGTTTTTTATACTCTGCCGCGTTTGAAACACTAACGATTTCACTTCAAAACCAATCGCTTGAAGCTTCAACGATCACAGTCCGGTTATTATCACACTTTTGTATTCACGTAATCGGCCTCCACATCCTTATTATGACAAACGTCCGTATGCGAAACACTTTCATGAAAGTGGGGCAAAGTCTTCTCGTCCGCCGCCAATTGGAGTCGGagaaaaagttaaaagaaaacatgATTCACTCCTTGATGCCTTCCAGCGTCGCCGAATGGCTCCTCTCCGAAGAGGAGACATTCACACGAAGCGATCAGCGCAATTCCGACCCCGAAACCAACGACATTCGATCACTTTTTCGCCCGTTTAACATGAACCGAATGGAAAACGTAAGCATTCTCTTTGCCGATATTGTCGGTTTTACTAAAATGGCCAGCAAGAAAAGTGCCGAAGAACTCGTGGAAAtcctaaataatttatttcaaagattCGACCATTTGTGCAAATTCCACAATTGCGAGAAAATATCAACGTTGGGTGATTGTTACTATTGTGTTTCTGGTTGTCCGGAACCGAGACATGATCATGCCAAATGTTGCGTCGAAATGGGGCTTAGTATGATACAAGCTATTAAACAATTCGATCAAGAGAAAAACGAAGGTGTGAATATGAGAGTTGGGGTGCATACGGGGACAGTTCTTTGTGGTATTGTGGGGACACGAAGGTTTAAATTTGATGTTTGGAGTAATGATGTTACGCTTGCCAATCGGATGGAATCGACTGGGAAACCAGGAATGGTGCACGTGTCGGAGAAAACATGCGAGTTCCTACAGGATATGTACTTGCTTGAGGAAGGGGAGCCGGTTTTAG GGATGAAaacgtattttattttgggtCGGACCGGAGACAAAACGCCTTCCTACAGTGGTAGTTTTCGTGCTGAAGGCCGTCAAAAGTACACAAATTCGTTGCAATTATTCGTTTCACCGCCAACTTCGTCGCCTTCCATGTCGCCTCAATCCCGACCTAGAGTCCTTTCTTGCGATACAACTCACATAAAAGCAACGCACAATCCGAATATGTTATCGCCTGATGTTTGTAAAATCAAAGCGAGTAGTCTCCCAAGTATCCTTGATTCGGAAAACGAACAAGACGGCGGCGATATTTGTAAAGAAACATCCGACtgtgataatattaaaacgcCAACTTCGACAGCCAGCTCCGGCAAATACAGTGTCAAgctgaaaaactggaaaatgCCGAAATTCCTTCGAAAAAACGACGGAAAACCCGAATTGGATATTGAAGTTCCGGCCAATTCGGAAGACCGAATATCGGGCGGCTACCAACAAGTTCCGACCATCATTGAAACTTCGAATGTTTCGAATGGGAAAAAGAAAGATTCGTTTATTAGCGTAACGGACGTCGATGATGATAATAAAAGAAGTAGTATTTTTCTAGACGATCCGAAAGATACAATTGATGTCAAATCGTACATCAGCCAATCGCGGAGCGATATCGGCCAATATGATTATTCCCCAGGTGACTTGAATCAATTTATGAGGACTGGAAGTTACCGTTCACAATACGGCAGATCTCCGAATGAATTTTCATTCCTACAGCGTGCCGGAAGTAACCGATCTCGACGTGGTCGTTCCCCGAATTTCGATGTTTTTCCCGGGGAACGACAGAGAAGTACAACGGTGTGTGTTGGTAATCTCGAACGGCCGAAAATGTCGCTTGAAGTCCCCGGAAGACTCACAAATATCTCCGTCCTTGACGATCATTTCTCGGTCTACAGTCGCAAAGATTCGGGAATTAGGAGCAACAGTCGCAGGAGTAGCATTCAGCAG TTGGAGCAAGCAACGCACCCGAATTCGGAACACCGTGTTTCTGGCTATTATACCTCGAGTCAGAGTACGGTGACTTCGCCCCAATACAACGTCCGAATGCCTGGTGTGTTCAAGGACAAGTTTGGTACATGTATTCAAAACTTGCGTAAACAATCAGATCGTCAATTAATCAAGTGCGTACAAGAAAACTCCAAGTCGCGAGGTTCCTATTTTATCAAGCCGCCGTTGCGTCGGCTGACGTTATTCTTCAAGGACAAACAAATGGAGCAGGATTACCGAACAAATGTCCATTCGTTGTTTGAAAAAGCCGACTCGATTCTAACACTTGCCGATTCGAAATTCAATACGTACTTTGATGTGTGTGTTTCGAGTCTCGTTTTTGCAATTGTTTCGATCTCGTTGTGGCTTTTGTACGGACATACGACCCTATGGTTGGTCATGTCGGGTGTTTTCGTTGCGATTCAAGCGTGTGGTTGGGCGCTGTGTTCGCGAAAAGTCGTCGAATGTTCGGATCGGTGTCTGCGGTGCGTTTCGCGATTTTACAGGTGGAATATGTTCGGTGCTGTTTTGGTAAGTTTGCCGCTCGTTaccgttttgataaatttttgtacGAAAGTATTCACAACGTCGGAAACGTCCAACTATTTATACACTTATCTGCTTTTTGTCGGAGTCATACATTTCTGTAATTTTACACAACTGAATTGCTGGATGAAGAATTGTCTCGCTGTGGCGTTCACTCTTATTTTTATTCCGTTGTTTTTGAACGGCACCTGTTCGAACTTTTTCGTCGAAAAGTCCGAACGGACCGAACTCAATCCGATCGTTGCGATTCTAGACGATCGCAATCGGACCGAAGTTAAGTCGTTAAGTCTCGAACATTACAGTTTTCTGTACAAATCGGAGATTTTAATGGACTTGTTCCTGCTGTTGGTGCTGGTTTGGTTACTTAACCGGGAGTTTGAGATCGGTTACCGGTTGAGTTTCCACGCCAACTACGTCTCAAACCGGGACAAAATCAACGTACAGAATCTCAAAACGCAAGCCGATTATCTCATTTATAACATCGTACCTGAACACGTGGCCGAACAGTTGAAAAAGAACGCAAAGTATTCGGAGAATTTCAAAGACGTGGGGATTATTTTCGCGAGTATTGTTAACTTTAACGAAATGTATGACGAGAGCTACTTGGGTGGGAAGGAATATTTGAGGGTTTTGAACGAACTGATTGCCGATTTTGACGAATTGCTCGATCGTCCCGAATTTGCAAGTGTggagaaaattaaaactatcgGTAGCACTTTTATGGCAGCTAGTGGTCTCAACTCGACCACGCGTCGTAACCAGAAAGACCCTAATGAGCATTTGTACGCGCTTATGGATTTTGCGTTAGAAATGCAAAACGTTATAACCGATTTCAACCGCGATTTGCTCGAATTTAATCTGATCCTTCGGATCGGTTATAACTTTGGCGAGGTGACAGCTGCGGTTATCGGTAATACGAAGTTGTATTACGATATATGGGGTGATGCGGTTAATATTGCCTCACGAATGGACTCGACTGGGGTCAATGGTTGTATTCAAATCGGGGAGAATTGTCTGCAAGTTCTCGAAACGCGGTACGTTTTTCGGCCGCGGGGTTCGGTCTATGTCAAGGGTAAAGATAACATGAGTGTGTATCTGTTGGAGCGGAAGAAGACCGATGATGAGATTGaagcttaa
- the LOC107397724 gene encoding uncharacterized protein LOC107397724, which yields MGMKVNHKNYQLKLIDHVYNQIPAFTDIFTEETFYMTVVAVVISTIVVVVIVSRYVTLKPVD from the coding sequence ATGGGCATGAAAGTGAACCATAAAAATTATCAACTGAAGTTGATAGATCACGTCTATAATCAAATTCCAGCTTTTACGGATATTTTCACTGAAGAAACGTTTTACATGACTGTGGTGGCCGTTGTTATAAGCACCATAGTGGTAGTAGTTATAGTTTCACGCTATGTTACCCTTAAACCTGTAGACTAA
- the LOC663466 gene encoding zinc finger protein 354A-like: MENSETSSELLENVVISDVPTPQYVLQRMPENSQLLGTELLQHHNGLVVDLAGTDFIPVSYPSEALLSQDLTEEDRNLAAALVAVQLSQHQKQQQLHETGLPSLVPNAGLDNKILEEQQLILSDKEASISNGYLQIVGSDNIYVEKQAVPKIVNSRFVSFAANNSEKSEDEKRGSDGDHRTSRKSLPHKKRISRKLKKQNPTKIQCNLCEQTFTSNDDFAQHEILCQTTITPVHNTAFSCQICNANFHDQLRFFEHLKSHYEPNNQVQSTAIEKNEVDSEKDNIFSTLLNLTCIQCNKTFRRQKAFETHMKEVHHKDDLNEFSETEDLMEGINVVVDHETNSDNDTKAWYREDELHQTEEDLKELEAEEHVCHICKQPFPLRAILLQHLVTCRADTGNTEPTAPSLVKRKNKKKGSMHCRECDRVFTHRNSLVYHMRSHSGIRPHQCDQCGKSFFASSALKVHLRLHSGDKPYHCQDCGKNFRQWGDLKYHMTSLHSNEKQFQCEYCGKDFARKYSLIVHRRIHTGEKNYKCEFCGKTFRASSYLQNHRRIHTGEKPHECGICGKPFRVRSDMKRHQKTHSKRSILGKPMRYNAPQNNDKVIKSETGSNLSEDVYELNVNVEEAENAPGGQILSYDHDQLETVRDGGTLYQGHQLLLVSYSTDVPIRSVDSASTWIQTGS, encoded by the exons ATGGAGAACTCGGAAACGAGCTCCGAACTATTGGAGAATGTCGTCATAAGCGACGTGCCGACCCCGCAATACGTTTTACAAAGAATGCCCGAAAATTCGCAACTATTAGGAACGGAACTACTTCAGCACCATAACGGTCTCGTTGTGGATCTTGCCGGAAccgattttataccagttagTTACCCCTCGGAAGCTCTCTTATCGCAGGATTTAACAGAGGAGGATAGGAATTTAGCGGCGGCTTTGGTGGCCGTTCAGTTGAGTCAGCACCAGAAACAGCAGCAGCTTCACGAAACGGGGCTTCCCTCACTTGTACCAAACGCGGGTCTAG ATAATAAGATTTTGGAGGAACAGCAGTTGATTTTGAGTGATAAGGAGGCGTCGATTAGCAACGGTTATTTGCAAATAGTCGGCTCTGATAATATATACGTGGAGAAGCAGGCTGTGCCCAAAATCGTAAATAGTCGCTTCGTTAGTTTTGCCGCAAATAATTCGGAAAAATCCGAAGATGAGAAACGCGGCTCAGACGGTGACCATCGAACGTCCCGTAAAAGTCTTCCCCACAAGAAGCGAATTTCgcgcaaattgaaaaaacaaaatcccACCAAAATCCAGTGCAATCTGTGTGAACAGACGTTCACTTCAAACGATGATTTTGCTCAACATGAGATTCTATGCCAAACTACAATCACACCGGTCCACAATACGGCCTTCTCTTGTCAAATTTGTAACGCCAATTTTCACGACCAACTCCGCTTTTTCGAGCATTTGAAATCACACTACGAACCCAATAATCAAGTACAGTCGACTGCGATTGAAAAAAACGAGGTGGATTCGGAAAAAGACAACATTTTTTCGACTCTTTTAAACCTGACTTGTATCCAGTGCAATAAGACATTCCGGCGCCAGAAAGCGTTTGAAACCCACATGAAAGAAGTGCACCATAAAGACGATTTGAACGAATTTAGCGAAACTGAAGATCTGATGGAAGGGATCAATGTGGTGGTGGACCACGAAACCAATTCGGACAACGACACGAAAGCTTGGTACAGAGAAGATGAGCTGCACCAGACCGAGGAAGATCTTAAAGAATTGGAAGCGGAAGAGCACGTTTGTCACATTTGTAAACAACCGTTTCCGCTTAGAGCGATTCTTTTGCAACATCTAGTGACTTGTAGAGCTGATACGGGAAATACAG AACCCACAGCACCATCTCTCGTTAAACgaaaaaacaagaagaaaGGGAGCATGCATTGTCGGGAGTGCGACCGGGTTTTTACCCATCGTAATTCTTTGGTTTATCATATGAGGAGTCATAGTGGCATACGTCCACATCAGTGTGACCAATGCGGAAAAAGCTTCTTCGCGTCAAGTGCGCTCAAAGTGCACTTGCGCCTACATTCAG GCGATAAACCGTACCATTGCCAGGACTGCGGCAAGAATTTCCGCCAATGGGGCGACTTGAAGTACCACATGACCTCACTCCACTCCAACGAGAAGCAGTTCCAGTGCGAATACTGCGGTAAAGACTTTGCCCGCAAATACTCTCTTATCGTCCATAGACGGATTCACACCGGTGAGAAAAACTACAAGTGTGAGTTTTGTGGAAAAACGTTTAGGGCATCGTCGTATTTGCAAAATCACAGAAGGATTCATACAG GGGAGAAGCCACACGAGTGTGGCATTTGTGGTAAGCCGTTTAGGGTGCGGTCCGACATGAAACGTCACCAGAAAACGCACTCAAAGCGCTCTATTTTGGGAAAACCGATGAGATATAACGCGCCACAGAATAACGATAAAGTTATAAAATCGGAAACTGGGAGTAACCTATCTGAGGATGTGTATGAGTTGAATGTGAACGTGGAAGAGGCGGAGAATGCTCCTGGGGGGCAGATTTTAAGTTACGATCATGACCAGTTGGAGACCGTTAGAGACGGTGGCACCTT GTATCAAGGACATCAGTTACTGTTAGTTAGTTATTCCACGGATGTACCCATTAGGAGTGTGGATTCGGCCTCCACGTGGATCCAAACCGGTTCTTGA
- the mRpL53 gene encoding large ribosomal subunit protein mL53: protein MSIYFSGSFSRSSGVGSAITKLLKSVNLKPVKRIQVQFDPFHPNAVTARDFLFHISNPKVIETNLSCIIRPNVVCDRSEPQIKVDLLDSGSVTFLANNLTVLEILQQFNKHISSKVKVEEEAKPAQVTKSEKKKKR from the exons ATGTCGATTTATTTCAGTGGAAGTTTTTCGCGGTCTTCGGGTGTGGGAAGTGCAATAACAAAACTACTAAAAAGTGTTAATTTAAAACCTGTGAAACGAATTCAAGTGCAGTTTGATCCGTTTCACCCAAATGCCGTCACAGCAAG AGACTTCCTTTTCCATATATCAAACCCAAAAGTGATCGAAACCAACTTAAGTTGTATCATTAGACCTAACGTTGTTTGCGACAGGAGTGAGCCACAAATCAAAGTTGATTTACTTGATTCAGG GAGCGTCACGTTTCTTGCTAATAATTTAACAGTTCTGGAAATACTGCAACAGTTTAATAAACACATCAGTAGCAAAGTCAAAGTGGAAGAGGAGGCAAAGCCAGCACAGGTCACCAAATCAGAGAAAAAGAAGAAGCGGTAA